One window from the genome of Deinococcus planocerae encodes:
- a CDS encoding TrbC/VirB2 family protein, whose protein sequence is MFVDRAGQQVFTASLTLRHWTESQVRSHPTTPRQGFVWGMAAAVLALSQEALAQDGPDVGEGVAENTSPFTTVNTGICTMSGWLRGPVGIGLVLIAIVVAGISLAVGGKRSTSILIAALAGAAVILGARSIMSLATGSNTNICATGAGAPAP, encoded by the coding sequence TTGTTTGTAGACCGGGCGGGGCAACAGGTGTTCACCGCCAGTCTGACCCTTCGACACTGGACCGAGAGCCAAGTCCGTTCCCACCCCACCACGCCTCGCCAGGGCTTCGTCTGGGGGATGGCGGCGGCGGTGCTAGCGCTGTCGCAGGAGGCTCTGGCACAGGACGGCCCAGACGTGGGTGAGGGCGTGGCCGAGAACACCAGTCCCTTCACGACGGTCAACACGGGCATCTGCACGATGTCGGGCTGGCTGCGCGGCCCGGTGGGCATCGGCCTGGTGTTGATCGCCATCGTGGTCGCGGGCATCAGCCTTGCGGTAGGCGGCAAGAGGTCCACCTCCATCCTGATCGCCGCGTTGGCGGGGGCCGCCGTGATCCTCGGCGCCCGCTCGATCATGTCGCTGGCCACCGGCTCGAACACGAACATCTGCGCGACCGGCGCAGGCGCCCCGGCCCCCTGA